The window GCCATCAATTCATCACGGTATTCGGTTTGGATAATGTACAGATGGAAGACCGCTTCTCGTCCTTCTTTTACATAAGGCAGAGTGATCGGCAAATCTTTCAATGCTTCGTTATAGATCGCTGCTTTATCGCGTCGCTGTTGATTCCATTGGTCGATGTATTTCAGTTTGACCTGCAGCATGGCAGCTTGCAGGGCATCTAGACGGCTGTTGTAGCCGATGATGGAATGATAGTATTTCGGATTGCTGCCGTGTACGCGCAGAATTTGAATTTTGCGGGCCAGTTCATCGTCATTGGTCACAACGATACCGCCATCTCCATACCCTCCCAGATTTTTCGTCGGGAAGAAGGAGAAGCAGCCCGCTGTACCGATGGAGCCGATGCGCTTGCCGTTATACTTGGAGCCGATTGCCTGGCAGGCGTCTTCGATCACATGCACATTATGTTTGGTGGCGATCGCCATCACCTCATCCATGTCTACCGGCTGACCGAAGATATGGATCGGGATAATCGCTTTTGTGCGCGGTGTGATGGCTGCTTCTAGCTTCGCGGGGTCGATATTATATGTCTTCGGATCAATATCGGCAAATAC is drawn from Aneurinibacillus sp. REN35 and contains these coding sequences:
- a CDS encoding DegT/DnrJ/EryC1/StrS family aminotransferase, which translates into the protein VFADIDPKTYNIDPAKLEAAITPRTKAIIPIHIFGQPVDMDEVMAIATKHNVHVIEDACQAIGSKYNGKRIGSIGTAGCFSFFPTKNLGGYGDGGIVVTNDDELARKIQILRVHGSNPKYYHSIIGYNSRLDALQAAMLQVKLKYIDQWNQQRRDKAAIYNEALKDLPITLPYVKEGREAVFHLYIIQTEYRDELMAYLGEHGIASGVYYPVPLHKQEVYKGLGYEDGSLAESEKAALGTMALPLYP